The Bos mutus isolate GX-2022 chromosome 7, NWIPB_WYAK_1.1, whole genome shotgun sequence genome window below encodes:
- the LOC102270800 gene encoding LOW QUALITY PROTEIN: olfactory receptor-like protein OLF4 (The sequence of the model RefSeq protein was modified relative to this genomic sequence to represent the inferred CDS: inserted 1 base in 1 codon; substituted 1 base at 1 genomic stop codon) yields MEPQNISEVSEFLLMEFSEAPELQPLVFGLFLSMXITVFGNLLVILATISDSHLHTPMYFFLSNLSFVDIGFTSTTVPKMLWNIQTQNKLSTFEGCIIQMYFYILFASLDXFLLDMMAYDRFVAICHPLHYMVIMNPRLCGLLVLISWFVGVMYSLLQKLMVLRLSCSDFKIPHFFCELNQVLQLACSDTFLNDMVLYFAATLLGGGPFAGILYSYSKIVSCIRGISSAEGKYKTTCASHLSVVFLFYCSVLGVHLNPAAPHSSRSGAAASVMYTVVTPMLNPFIYSLRNKDIKGALKRFYEILGRKGELCWGK; encoded by the exons ATGGAACCACAAAATATTTCAGAAGTTTCAGAATTTCTTCTCATGGAATTTTCAGAGGCACCTGAGCTGCAGCCCCTCGTATTTGGACTTTTTCTGTCCATGTAGATCACTGTGTTTGGAAACCTGCTTGTCATCCTGGCCACCATCTCagactcccacctccacacccccatgtacttcttcctctccaacctgtCCTTTGTAGACATCGGCTTCACTTCTACCACTGTCCCAAAGATGCTATGGAACATCCAGACACAGAACAAATTGAGCACCTTTGAAGGTTGCATCATCCAGATGTACTTTTACATTCTCTTTGCAAGTTTAG GATTTCTCCTGGATATGATGGCCTATGACCGGTTTGTGGCCATCTGTCACCCGTTGCACTACATGGTCATCATGAACCCCCGACTCTGTGGTCTCCTGGTTCTGATATCTTGGTTCGTGGGTGTCATGTACTCCTTGTTACAGAAGTTAATGGTGTTGCGATTGTCCTGTTCAGACTTCAAAATACCCCACTTTTTCTGTGAACTCAATCAAGTCTTACAACTTGCCTGTTCTGACACCTTTCTTAATGACATGGTATTGTATTTTGCAGCTACCTTGCTGGGTGGTGGTCCTTTTGCTGGGATACTTTACTCTTACTCTAAAATAGTTTCTTGCATACGAGGAATCTCATCAGCTGAGGGAAAGTATAAAACCACCTGTGCATCTCACCTctcagttgtctttttattttattgttctgtCCTAGGAGTGCACCTTAACCCTGCTGCTCCCCACAGTTCAAGATCAGGTGCAGCAGCTTCGGTGATGTACACAGTGGTCAcacccatgctgaaccccttTATCTACAGTCTAAGGAATAAAGACATAAAAGGGGCTCTGAAGAGATTCTATGAAATATTAGGTAGAAAAGGCGAACTCTGCTGGGGGAAATGA
- the LOC102285200 gene encoding olfactory receptor 7A17, with product MEPRNNTKFSKLLLLGLSEEIELQSLISGLFLSMYLITVFGNLLIILAVSSGSHLHTPIYFFLSNLSFVDICFISTTIPKMLWNIQMPSQVITYEGCITQMCFYILFGSLDDFLLAVMAYDRYVAICHPLHYTVIMNLWLCGCLVLVSWVISATYSLLHSLMVLHLSFCSDLEIHHFFCETKQLVQLACYDTFLNNTTLCFGAVIMGGGPLTGILYSYSKIVSSICGISSAHGKYKAFSTCVSHLSIVSLFYFSGLGVYLSSAATHSSHSSATGSVMYTVVTPMLTPLSTV from the coding sequence ATGGAACCAAGGAACAatacaaaattttcaaaacttcttcttctgggactttcAGAGGAAATAGAACTGCAATCCCTCATATCTGGACTTTTCCTCTCCATGTACCTGATCACTGTGTTTGGAAACCTGCTCATTATCCTGGCTGTCAGCTCAGGCTCCCATCTCCACACCCCCAtatacttcttcctctccaacctgtCATTTGTAGACATCTGCTTCATCTCCACCACCATCCCAAAGATGCTATGGAACATCCAGATGCCGAGCCAAGTCATAACCTATGAAGGCTGCATCACCCAGATGTGTTTTTACATTCTCTTTGGATCATTAGATGACTTTCTCCTGGCTGTGATGGCCTATGATCGCTACGTGGCCATCTGCCACCCTTTGCACTACACAGTCATCATGAACCTATGGCTCTGTGGATGTCTGGTTCTGGTGTCCTGGGTAATAAGTGCAACGTACTCATTGTTACACAGCTTAATGGTGTTGCATTTGTCCTTCTGCTCAGACTTGGAAATACACCACTTTTTCTGTGAAACCAAACAGCTTGTCCAACTTGCCTGTTATGACACTTTCCTCAATAACACAACGCTGTGTTTTGGAGCTGTGATTATGGGTGGTGGTCCCCTGACTGGTATTCTTTACTCTTACTCAAAGATAGTGTCCTCTATCTGTGGAATCTCATCAGCCCATGGAAAGTATAAAGCATTTTCAACCTGTGTGTCTCATCTCTCCATTgtctccttattttatttttctggcttaGGAGTGTACCTTAGCTCTGCTGCTACCCACAGCTCCCACTCAAGTGCAACAGGCTCGGTGATGTACACTGTGGTCACACCCATGCTGACCCCTTTATCTACAGTTtga